The Anopheles merus strain MAF unplaced genomic scaffold, AmerM5.1 LNR4000292, whole genome shotgun sequence genome has a window encoding:
- the LOC121602086 gene encoding snRNA-activating protein complex subunit 3-like → MENIYCPRTEKVISVWDALAEFQNELHPDRLDRIVESDHDIMEAMGLEGNIAEFDKLLESVDVGQLSSSKDVPVRTFLPHKVCSRPKPAETPAKAAHFNCVQRVNARKSVKDQRNIDVKLRYNRHKYMERKQDLETRKDLTPFREMVLVVRFYEPFKYKAGRRLGHPKFSQEYYVLSSQYLTELKDKIFCHCDAGPFYEISGDRTAEPIEKPPKSGFFFVHDTFYNDFRDDANHDYSGVIRKWADRQSLIGELKTARMEDTRFGDLKFRLGYPQMYQHQGNCEHLFVISDCRLLATTDILTRSRYPWLNSYGFSRDVPCNICGHCQAQYIVQNSTRHIFDPAYICENCLETYHYTEDGEKIGYFELHRYTLTMVRTEEDADSEEASTSQ, encoded by the exons ATGGAAAATATATATTGTCCAAGAACGGAGAAAGTGATATCCGTATGGGATGCGTTGGCTGAATTTCAGAACGAACTGCATCCTGATCGTCTTGACAGGATAGTTGAGTCCGATCACGATATAATGGAAGCGATGGGTCTGGAGGGCAATATTGCAGAGTTCGATAAGCTGCTGGAATCGGTCGACGTGGGCCAACTGTCCAGCTCGAAAGATGTTCCCGTGAGAACGTTTCTCCCGCACAAGGTATGCTCGAGGCCGAAACCTGCGGAAACGCCGGCTAAAGCCGCCCACTTCAATTGTGTGCAAAGGGTAAACGCTCGCAAAAGTGTGAAGGATCAGCGCAATATAGACGTGAAGCTGCGATACAACCGGCACAAATACATGGAGCGAAAGCAGGACTTGGAAACGCGCAAGGATTTGACACCGTTCCGCGAAATGGTGCTGGTTGTACGGTTCTACGAGCCCTTCAAATACAAAGCAGGACGACGATTGGGCCACCCAAAGTTTAGTCAAGAGTATTACGTGCTTAGTTCACAGTACTTAACAGAACTGAAGGACAAAATTTTCTGCCACTGCGATGCGGGGCCGTTCTATGAGATAAGCGGGGATAGAACAGCGGAACCGATCGAGAAGCCACCGAAGTCGGGATTCTTTTTCGTTCACGACACGTTCTACAATGATTTCCGGGATGATGCAAATCATGACTACTCGGGGGTGATTCGGAAGTGGGCCGATCGTCAATCTTTGATTGGAGAGCTGAAGACGGCACGAATGGAAGATACACGCTTTGGAGATTTGAAATTTCGCTTGGGATATCCCCAG ATGTATCAGCACCAAGGAAATTGCGAGCATCTGTTCGTGATAAGCGATTGTCGATTGTTGGCGACAACAGACATTCTGACGCGATCCCGATATCCGTGGCTGAACTCTTACGGATTTTCTCGAGATGTCCCTTGCAACATCTGTGGCCACTGTCAGGCGCAATACATTGTACAGAACAGCACTCGACACATCTTCGATCCTGCCTACATTTGTGAAAATTGCCTTGAGACGTACCATTACACTGAGGATGGAGAGAAAATAGGATACTTCGAGCTGCACCGGTACACCCTCACGATGGTTCGTACTGAAGAGGACGCAGACAGCGAGGAAGCATCTACTTCACAATAA
- the LOC121602087 gene encoding 26S proteasome complex subunit SEM1-like: MSDKENKDKPKLDLGLLEEDDEFEEFPAEDWAGNKEDEEELSVWEDNWDDDNVEDDFNQQLRAQLEKHK, encoded by the exons ATGTCGGACAAGGAGAACAAGGATAAACCTAAGCTTGATCTCGGTCTTCTGGAAGAAGACGATGAGTTCGAAGAGTTTCCTGCCGAAG ACTGGGCCGGTAACAAGGAAGACGAGGAAGAACTAAGCGTATGGGAGGACAACTGGGACGACGATAATGTTGAGGACGATTTCAACCAGCAACTACGAGCCCAACTCGAAAAGCATAAGTGA